A region from the Rosa rugosa chromosome 6, drRosRugo1.1, whole genome shotgun sequence genome encodes:
- the LOC133714571 gene encoding metal tolerance protein 1-like yields MESENTQHSQIVEIHGDVPGEETSVGGSKICGEAPCGLSDVGPNSKDSKERSAAMRKLLIAVVLCVLFMGVEVFGGIEANSLAILTDAAHLLSDVAAFAISLFSLWAASWETTPRQSYGFFRIEILGALVSIQLIWLLAGILVYEAIVRMINNTSEVNGFLMFLVAAFGLVVNIGMAVLLGHDHGHGHGHDDHDHHSHGMTFSTHHHHEEHSTDEEHSHDEHHHSHDDHKHNGADEGHAHEPLLDKPEDGHGQKKQRNINVQGAYLHVLGDLVQSIGVMIGGAIIWYKPEWKIVDLICTLVFSVIVLGTTFRMMRNILDVLMESTPREIDATKLEKGLLEMEEVVEIHELHIWAITVGKVLLACHVKIRPEANADMVLDKVIDYIRREYNISHVTIQVER; encoded by the coding sequence atGGAATCAGAGAATACACAACATTCCCAGATTGTCGAGATCCATGGAGATGTTCCTGGTGAAGAGACGAGTGTGGGTGGGAGTAAAATTTGTGGGGAAGCACCGTGTGGACTGTCGGATGTTGGACCAAATTCTAAAGATTCCAAAGAACGATCAGCTGCCATGCGCAAGCTCTTGATAGCAGTGGTACTCTGTGTGCTCTTCATGggtgttgaagtgtttggtggCATTGAAGCCAATAGCTTAGCAATATTGACTGATGCAGCACATTTGCTCTCTGATGTTGCAGCCTTTGCCATCTCCTTGTTCTCCTTGTGGGCTGCTAGCTGGGAAACCACTCCCCGTCAGTCTTACGGCTTTTTCAGGATTGAGATTCTCGGTGCTTTGGTTTCTATCCAACTCATATGGTTGCTTGCTGGGATATTGGTGTATGAAGCCATTGTTAGAATGATTAATAACACATCTGAGGTGAATGGTTTTCTGATGTTTCTTGTTGCtgcatttggtctagtggttaATATTGGCATGGCTGTACTGTTAGGTCATGATCATGGCCATGGCCATGGACATgatgatcatgatcatcacagCCATGGAATGACATTTTCTACTCATCATCACCATGAGGAACACTCTACTGATGAAGAACACTCGCATGATGAACACCATCACAGTCATGATGATCATAAACACAATGGTGCTGATGAAGGTCATGCTCATGAGCCACTCTTGGACAAGCCAGAAGACGGGCATGGCCAGAAGAAGCAACGGAACATAAATGTGCAGGGAGCTTACCTTCATGTTCTTGGGGACTTGGTTCAAAGTATTGGTGTAATGATTGGTGGGGCCATCATATGGTACAAGCCAGAATGGAAGATAGTTGATTTGATTTGCACCCTAGTATTTTCTGTCATTGTTTTGGGGACAACTTTCAGGATGATGAGGAACATACTCGATGTACTAATGGAGAGCACACCAAGAGAGATTGATGCAACAAAACTTGAGAAGGGGCTGTTGGAGATGGAAGAAGTGGTGGAAATCCATGAGCTGCATATATGGGCAATCACAGTTGGGAAAGTCCTGCTGGCTTGCCATGTGAAAATCAGACCTGAAGCAAATGCAGACATGGTGCTGGACAAAGTGATTGATTATATCAGAAGGGAGTACAACATCAGCCATGTGACTATACAAGTTGAGCGTTAA
- the LOC133718264 gene encoding transcription factor bHLH57-like, with translation MERLQGPINPCFFGDHLDLQCLEQGFTSTTTTTTHGLRFEEEEALYLSGFEDRMPFLQMLQSIDFPPCDFTQKEPSFQALLRLQHKTGTTWPEMENTQSSQIHTLEALESCVTQDNQQQLYSPAKSEGRDPHQNPLSVSGTLEGGGGVSSDCNQEMQQLNSAKMGPNQTLQTQFTKSASSPATRERKKRKRTRPTKNKEEVESQRMTHIAVERNRRRQMNDHLNGLRSLMPPSYIQRGDQASIVGGAIDFVKELEQHLQSLEAQKRMKRAEGFTTNVDPNNNNSLNSSSPSSSSAMAMPSNGMFMSLSQCRIASTEEGNTCGDDGVTAQNKSEVAEVDVTVIQTHVNLKVQCQKRPGQLVRALIALEDLRLTVLHLNITSSEDKVLYSFNLKIEEGCKLGSADNIARAVHQIFSFINGS, from the exons ATGGAGAGGCTCCAAGGACCCATTAATCCCTGT TTCTTTGGAGACCATTTGGATTTGCAGTGCTTAGAGCAAGgattcacctccaccaccaccaccaccacacatGGCTTGAgatttgaggaagaagaagcacTGTACCTCTCAGGCTTCGAAGATAGAATGCCATTTCTTCAGATGCTACAAAGCATTGATTTCCCCCCGTGTGATTTCACTCAAAAAGAGCCAAGCTTTCAAGCACTGTTGAGATTACAGCACAAGACCGGTACAACTTGGCCTGAAATGGAAAATACCCAAAGTTCCCAAATTCACACACTTGAGGCACTTGAGAGCTGTGTAACTCAAGACAATCAACAACAGTTGTATTCACCGGCAAAATCTGAAGGAAGAGACCCTCACCAAAACCCTCTTTCAGTTTCCGGTACTCTtgagggtggtggtggtgtgagCTCAGATTGCAACCAAGAAATGCAGCAACTCAACTCAGCGAAAATGGGTCCTAACCAGACCCTGCAGACCCAGTTCACCAAGTCGGCTTCTTCTCCGGCCACCCGAGAGAGAAAAAAGCGCAAGAGAACAAGACCAACCAAGAACAAAGAGGAAGTAGAGAGCCAGAGAATGACCCACATTGCTGTTGAGCGCAACCGCAGACGCCAAATGAATGACCATCTCAATGGTCTCAGATCCCTCATGCCCCCTTCCTACATTCAAAGG GGTGACCAAGCATCCATAGTTGGGGGTGCAATAGATTTTGTGAAGGAATTGGAGCAGCACCTTCAGTCCCTTGAAGCCCAAAAGAGAATGAAAAGAGCTGAAGGCTTCACCACCAATGTTGACCCTAACAATAACAACTCCTTGAActcatcttcaccatcttcatcatcgGCCATGGCAATGCCTTCAAATGGGATGTTCATGTCTCTCTCCCAATGCAGAATCGCGTCTACTGAGGAAGGAAACACTTGTGGGGATGATGGAGTCACAGCACAAAACAAGTCTGAGGTTGCAGAAGTAGATGTCACAGTGATCCAAACCCATGTGAACTTGAAGGTCCAGTGTCAAAAGAGGCCTGGCCAGTTGGTGAGAGCCCTTATTGCCTTGGAAGATCTCAGGCTAACAGTTTTGCACCTCAACATTACTTCTTCAGAAGACAAGGTTCTTTACTCTTTCAATCTCAAG ATTGAGGAGGGATGTAAGTTAGGATCAGCAGATAACATTGCCAGAGCAGTACATCAAATATTCAGCTTCATCAATGGCAGCTGA
- the LOC133715712 gene encoding protein CURVATURE THYLAKOID 1B, chloroplastic → MASTSSTLTISSSSTPFDTKTPRHSAAPSPQCVTLPTLPPPPVQSQNRPGKTTAYCRKIARNVMAMATGEAPAEVATTELPEVLKTVQEAWDKVEDKYAVSSLAVAGVVAVWGSTGMISAIDRLPLIPGALELVGIGYTGWFAYKNLVYKPDREALIQKIKDTYKDIIGSS, encoded by the exons ATGGCCTCCACCTCCTCCACACTTACCATCTCCTCCTCTTCTACCCCTTTTGACACCAAGACTCCTCGCCACTCCGCCGCACCCTCACCTCAATGTGTGACACTCCCTACGCTTCCTCCACCGCCGGTGCAGTCTCAAAACCGCCCAGGGAAGACCACTGCCTATT GCCGTAAGATTGCTCGCAATGTCATGGCCATGGCCACTGGGGAAGCACCAGCAGAAGTTGCAACAACCGAGCTGCCAGAGGTTTTGAAGACAGTTCAAGAAGCT TGGGACAAAGTTGAAGACAAGTATGCAGTGTCTTCACTTGCAGTAGCTGGTGTTGTTGCAGTATGGGGCTCTACCGGGATGATTTCG GCAATTGATAGGCTTCCTTTGATTCCTGGTGCTCTCGAGCTTGTTGGCATTGGCTACACTGGG TGGTTTGCATACAAGAACCTGGTGTACAAACCAGACAG GGAAGCTTTGATACAGAAGATAAAAGACACATACAAAGACATAATTGGCAGCAGCTAG
- the LOC133716795 gene encoding uncharacterized protein LOC133716795, whose product MICKLCSKAIANRLKLLLTALISPFQSAFIPGRLITDNILVANEMGHFVHNKQDGSERFMALKLDLSKAYDRMEWEFLRRAINRFGFAQAWIDLRLGDSFMRSETRDPLSPYLFLIGAEGFSALLQQKQREWLLSGIEICSNDPAVNHLLFADDSMLYANDDLVHCYQIQDLLETYGRASGTFWTVELQGSPSNSWRSILSTRDLIAQRILLADWQKGRNQRVWEHKRLHADDVALLASTGLAEYCCHNVKVLVPGHGTRILRWIHLPVGVLKVNMDGSFHSDSRMGGWGFVVRDVWGTLVAVVLCRCKIFFQLNMQKL is encoded by the exons ATGATTTGTAAATTGTGCTCAAAAGCTATTGCTAACAGATTGAAGCTTCTGCTGACTGCTTTGATATCACCATTCCAGAGTGCTTTCATTCCGGGTAGGTTAATTACGGATAACATTCTTGTAGCTAATGAAATGGGCCATTTTGTTCACAATAAACAAGATGGTTCTGAGAGATTCATGGCTTTAAAATTGGACCTCAGTAAAGCTTACGATCGTATGGAGTGGGAGTTCCTTAGGAGGGCGATCAATCGTTTTGGCTTTGCTCAGGCTTGGATTGATTTG AGGCTTGGTGATTCCTTCATGAGGTCTGAGACAAGGGATCCTTTATCTCCCTATTTGTTCTTGATTGGAGCTGAAGGATTCTCAGCTCTATTGCAACAGAAGCAGAGGGAATGGTTACTTTCTGGCATTGAGATTTGTAGTAATGATCCTGCAGTTAATCATTTATTGTTTGCAGACGATAGCATGTTATATGCTAATGATGATTTGGTGCACTGCTATCAAATTCAAGACTTGCTAGAAACTTATGGAAGAGCATCAG GCACTTTTTGGACAGTTGAGTTGCAGGGTTCTCCCTCTAATTCTTGGAGGAGCATTCTTTCAACTAGGGATTTAATTGCACAAAGGATATTATTAGCAGATTG GCAG AAAGGGAGGAATCAGAGAGTTTGGGAGCATAAAAGACTTCATGCAgatgatgtagccttgcttgcAAGTACTGGTTTAGCTGAATACTGTTGTCACAATGTGAAAGTTTTGGTGCCTGGTCATGGAACTAGGATATTGAGATGGATACATCTTCCTGTTGGTGTTCTCAAAGTCAACATGGATGGATCTTTCCACTCTGATTCGAGGATGGGAGGTTGGGGTTTTGTTGTTCGTGATGTTTGGGGCACATTGGTAGCTGTGGTGCTGTGCCGCTGCAAAATCTTTTTTCAGTTGAACATGCAGAAGCTTTAG
- the LOC133716054 gene encoding anthranilate N-methyltransferase-like — MASSLETKPQAIVLDDERKQEEESFHYAVQLVVSSALPMSMQSAIELGLFDIIARAGSGVGLSASQIAAQIGTQNPEAAFMLDRILRLLATHSVLGCSLVDGQRLYRLSAVSKHFVTEDGVSLGFVMALFQDKVFINSWSQLKDAVIEGGIPFERFHGMPTFEYSGSDQRFNQVFNTAMFNHTTLVVKRILDLYSGFEHLGELVDVGGGLGVALSLITSRYPHIKGINYDLPHVIKYAHPSPGVEHVGGDMFAHVPSGDAIFLKGILHDWTDEDCIKLLKNCYSATPDDGKVIVLEAVLPVLPETSTTEKITTQLDVLMMTQCPGGKERTQQEFMDLATGAGFSGIKYECFVANIWVMEFIK, encoded by the exons ATGGCCTCTTCACTGGAAACAAAACCCCAAGCCATAGTTCTTGACGATGAAagaaagcaagaagaagaaagctttCATTATGCTGTGCAGCTGGTGGTTTCATCTGCGCTGCCCATGTCCATGCAATCAGCCATTGAGCTCGGACTTTTTGATATCATAGCCAGAGCAGGTTCGGGTGTGGGGCTCTCTGCATCCCAGATTGCTGCCCAGATTGGCACCCAGAATCCTGAGGCAGCCTTTATGCTCGATCGAATCCTTAGGCTCCTCGCCACTCACTCTGTACTTGGTTGTTCTCTGGTTGATGGCCAAAGGCTCTACAGGCTCTCCGCGGTGTCCAAGCACTTTGTGACTGAAGATGGCGTTTCGTTGGGCTTCGTCATGGCATTGTTCCAAGACAAGGTCTTCATAAACAGTTG GTCACAACTGAAAGACGCAGTTATTGAAGGTGGAATTCCATTTGAGAGGTTCCATGGCATGCCTACCTTTGAGTATTCAGGTTCGGACCAGAGGTTTAATCAGGTCTTCAACACAGCAATGTTCAACCACACCACTCTTGTTGTGAAGCGGATTCTTGATCTCTACAGCGGTTTTGAGCACCTTGGGGAGCTTGTTGATGTTGGTGGTGGTTTGGGAGTAGCTCTCAGTCTAATCACTTCCAGATACCCTCATATTAAGGGAATCAATTATGATTTGCCGCATGTTATAAAATATGCTCACCCTTCTCCTG GTGTCGAACATGTTGGAGGAGACATGTTTGCCCATGTTCCAAGTGGAGATGCCATTTTCTTAAAG GGCATACTTCACGATTGGACGGATGAGGACTGCATAAAGTTGTTGAAGAATTGTTACAGTGCTACTCCAGACGATGGAAAAGTAATAGTTTTGGAGGCAGTTCTTCCAGTTTTGCCGGAAACAAGCACTACTGAGAAGATCACCACCCAACTGGATGTGCTTATGATGACTCAATGCCCAGGAGGGAAGGAGAGGACCCAACAAGAATTCATGGACTTGGCAACTGGTGCTGGATTCAGTGGCATCAAATATGAATGTTTCGTCGCTAATATATGGGTCATGGAGTTTATTAAGTAG